Proteins from a genomic interval of Echeneis naucrates chromosome 21, fEcheNa1.1, whole genome shotgun sequence:
- the trim13 gene encoding tripartite motif-containing 13 isoform X2, whose translation MIALHCASQQLGAMEQLEEELTCAICCGLFEDPRVLLCSHSFCKKCLEGLLEGNRGPAFRAPFKCPTCRKETPHNGANTLQVNYSLRGIVEKYSKIRVLPKMSACKQHCDQPLNIFCATDSKLICGFCATTDDHKGHKFCSLEEAYEQEKGAFEELLLGVESWQSADIRSCLETLQTSKKKALQSVTKDAEKVTDYFDKLISALECKKNEILSDFETLKLVVMQAYDPEITKLSAALEEQRLALRFAESFRSVSDPLRFLQQMEEFRERLKVLEETALPSRREMDVGPLVRNFDVKKWDSLRLRDVDKISVPHESGSYREGGSRMSASRWIAVFIGLPVGLLLLAYILSADVPSLIEPFLRTVSPHHRHTGVYLQGMTDLCASLLAAGQERVVHLIESTVSFIGSCRLF comes from the exons ATGATTGCGTTGCACTGCGCGTCTCAGCAGCTG GGTGCCATGGAGCAGCTGGAAGAGGAGCTTACCTGCGCAATCTGCTGCGGTCTCTTCGAGGACCCTCGGGTCCTGCTGTGCTCTCACAGCTTTTGCAAGAAATGCTTGGAGGGACTCTTGGAAGGGAACCGAGGTCCGGCTTTCAGAGCGCCTTTCAAATGCCCCACATGCCGCAAAGAGACCCCTCACAACGGCGCAAACACCCTGCAGGTCAACTACTCTCTGCGCGGAATAGTGGAGAAGTACAGCAAAATACGAGTCCTGCCTAAGATGTCCGCTTGTAAACAACACTGCGACCAGCCTCTCAACATATTTTGCGCCACGGACTCAAAGCTCATTTGTGGGTTTTGCGCAACAACAGATGACCACAAAGGACATAAATTCTGCTCTTTGGAGGAGGCGTATGAGCAGGAGAAGGGGGCgtttgaagagctgctgctcgGGGTGGAGAGCTGGCAGAGCGCAGACATCCGGTCCTGCTTGGAGACACTACAAACCAGCAAGAAAAAGGCGCTCCAGTCGGTGACCAAGGACGCGGAAAAGGTGACAGACTATTTCGACAAACTCATCAGTGCCCTGGAATGCAAAAAGAACGAGATCCTGTCTGATTTCGAAACGCTGAAGCTGGTGGTGATGCAGGCGTACGACCCGGAGATCACCAAGCTGAGCGCAGCTCTGGAGGAGCAGCGGCTGGCGCTCCGCTTCGCGGAGTCTTTCCGGAGCGTCTCCGACCCCCTGCGCttcctgcagcagatggaggagTTTCGGGAGAGGTTGAAGGTGCTGGAGGAGACTGCCCTTCCCTCCCGCAGAGAGATGGACGTCGGCCCGCTTGTGCGCAATTTCGACGTTAAAAAGTGGGATTCGCTGCGGCTCAGAGACGTGGACAAGATCTCGGTCCCCCATGAGAGCGGCTCGTACCGAGAGGGGGGGTCACGGATGTCAGCTTCCCGGTGGATCGCCGTGTTCATCGGTCTGCCGGTCGGGCTCCTGCTGCTGGCATACATCCTCTCAGCTGACGTCCCCTCGCTGATCGAACCATTTCTCCGCACAGTCTCCCCACACCACCGCCACACCGGAGTGTACCTGCAGGGAATGACTGACCTGTGCGCAAGTTTACTGGCAGCGGGGCAGGAACGTGTCGTGCACTTAATTGAGTCCACTGTCAGTTTTATTGGCAGCTGTAGGTTGTTTTGA
- the trim13 gene encoding tripartite motif-containing 13 isoform X1: MGGSLTVRMGIRQTQLQHDCNICILCDASAFPCVIYCRRFSCVASDFGAMEQLEEELTCAICCGLFEDPRVLLCSHSFCKKCLEGLLEGNRGPAFRAPFKCPTCRKETPHNGANTLQVNYSLRGIVEKYSKIRVLPKMSACKQHCDQPLNIFCATDSKLICGFCATTDDHKGHKFCSLEEAYEQEKGAFEELLLGVESWQSADIRSCLETLQTSKKKALQSVTKDAEKVTDYFDKLISALECKKNEILSDFETLKLVVMQAYDPEITKLSAALEEQRLALRFAESFRSVSDPLRFLQQMEEFRERLKVLEETALPSRREMDVGPLVRNFDVKKWDSLRLRDVDKISVPHESGSYREGGSRMSASRWIAVFIGLPVGLLLLAYILSADVPSLIEPFLRTVSPHHRHTGVYLQGMTDLCASLLAAGQERVVHLIESTVSFIGSCRLF; the protein is encoded by the exons ATGGGAGGCAGTCTCACTGTGAGGATGGGAATACGCCAGACACAGCTGCAACATGACTGCAACATCTGTATCCTTTGCGACGCTTCAGCATTTCCGTGCGTAATTTATTGCCGCCGCTTTTCGTGCGTGGCGTCAGATTTT GGTGCCATGGAGCAGCTGGAAGAGGAGCTTACCTGCGCAATCTGCTGCGGTCTCTTCGAGGACCCTCGGGTCCTGCTGTGCTCTCACAGCTTTTGCAAGAAATGCTTGGAGGGACTCTTGGAAGGGAACCGAGGTCCGGCTTTCAGAGCGCCTTTCAAATGCCCCACATGCCGCAAAGAGACCCCTCACAACGGCGCAAACACCCTGCAGGTCAACTACTCTCTGCGCGGAATAGTGGAGAAGTACAGCAAAATACGAGTCCTGCCTAAGATGTCCGCTTGTAAACAACACTGCGACCAGCCTCTCAACATATTTTGCGCCACGGACTCAAAGCTCATTTGTGGGTTTTGCGCAACAACAGATGACCACAAAGGACATAAATTCTGCTCTTTGGAGGAGGCGTATGAGCAGGAGAAGGGGGCgtttgaagagctgctgctcgGGGTGGAGAGCTGGCAGAGCGCAGACATCCGGTCCTGCTTGGAGACACTACAAACCAGCAAGAAAAAGGCGCTCCAGTCGGTGACCAAGGACGCGGAAAAGGTGACAGACTATTTCGACAAACTCATCAGTGCCCTGGAATGCAAAAAGAACGAGATCCTGTCTGATTTCGAAACGCTGAAGCTGGTGGTGATGCAGGCGTACGACCCGGAGATCACCAAGCTGAGCGCAGCTCTGGAGGAGCAGCGGCTGGCGCTCCGCTTCGCGGAGTCTTTCCGGAGCGTCTCCGACCCCCTGCGCttcctgcagcagatggaggagTTTCGGGAGAGGTTGAAGGTGCTGGAGGAGACTGCCCTTCCCTCCCGCAGAGAGATGGACGTCGGCCCGCTTGTGCGCAATTTCGACGTTAAAAAGTGGGATTCGCTGCGGCTCAGAGACGTGGACAAGATCTCGGTCCCCCATGAGAGCGGCTCGTACCGAGAGGGGGGGTCACGGATGTCAGCTTCCCGGTGGATCGCCGTGTTCATCGGTCTGCCGGTCGGGCTCCTGCTGCTGGCATACATCCTCTCAGCTGACGTCCCCTCGCTGATCGAACCATTTCTCCGCACAGTCTCCCCACACCACCGCCACACCGGAGTGTACCTGCAGGGAATGACTGACCTGTGCGCAAGTTTACTGGCAGCGGGGCAGGAACGTGTCGTGCACTTAATTGAGTCCACTGTCAGTTTTATTGGCAGCTGTAGGTTGTTTTGA
- the trim13 gene encoding tripartite motif-containing 13 isoform X3: protein MEQLEEELTCAICCGLFEDPRVLLCSHSFCKKCLEGLLEGNRGPAFRAPFKCPTCRKETPHNGANTLQVNYSLRGIVEKYSKIRVLPKMSACKQHCDQPLNIFCATDSKLICGFCATTDDHKGHKFCSLEEAYEQEKGAFEELLLGVESWQSADIRSCLETLQTSKKKALQSVTKDAEKVTDYFDKLISALECKKNEILSDFETLKLVVMQAYDPEITKLSAALEEQRLALRFAESFRSVSDPLRFLQQMEEFRERLKVLEETALPSRREMDVGPLVRNFDVKKWDSLRLRDVDKISVPHESGSYREGGSRMSASRWIAVFIGLPVGLLLLAYILSADVPSLIEPFLRTVSPHHRHTGVYLQGMTDLCASLLAAGQERVVHLIESTVSFIGSCRLF, encoded by the coding sequence ATGGAGCAGCTGGAAGAGGAGCTTACCTGCGCAATCTGCTGCGGTCTCTTCGAGGACCCTCGGGTCCTGCTGTGCTCTCACAGCTTTTGCAAGAAATGCTTGGAGGGACTCTTGGAAGGGAACCGAGGTCCGGCTTTCAGAGCGCCTTTCAAATGCCCCACATGCCGCAAAGAGACCCCTCACAACGGCGCAAACACCCTGCAGGTCAACTACTCTCTGCGCGGAATAGTGGAGAAGTACAGCAAAATACGAGTCCTGCCTAAGATGTCCGCTTGTAAACAACACTGCGACCAGCCTCTCAACATATTTTGCGCCACGGACTCAAAGCTCATTTGTGGGTTTTGCGCAACAACAGATGACCACAAAGGACATAAATTCTGCTCTTTGGAGGAGGCGTATGAGCAGGAGAAGGGGGCgtttgaagagctgctgctcgGGGTGGAGAGCTGGCAGAGCGCAGACATCCGGTCCTGCTTGGAGACACTACAAACCAGCAAGAAAAAGGCGCTCCAGTCGGTGACCAAGGACGCGGAAAAGGTGACAGACTATTTCGACAAACTCATCAGTGCCCTGGAATGCAAAAAGAACGAGATCCTGTCTGATTTCGAAACGCTGAAGCTGGTGGTGATGCAGGCGTACGACCCGGAGATCACCAAGCTGAGCGCAGCTCTGGAGGAGCAGCGGCTGGCGCTCCGCTTCGCGGAGTCTTTCCGGAGCGTCTCCGACCCCCTGCGCttcctgcagcagatggaggagTTTCGGGAGAGGTTGAAGGTGCTGGAGGAGACTGCCCTTCCCTCCCGCAGAGAGATGGACGTCGGCCCGCTTGTGCGCAATTTCGACGTTAAAAAGTGGGATTCGCTGCGGCTCAGAGACGTGGACAAGATCTCGGTCCCCCATGAGAGCGGCTCGTACCGAGAGGGGGGGTCACGGATGTCAGCTTCCCGGTGGATCGCCGTGTTCATCGGTCTGCCGGTCGGGCTCCTGCTGCTGGCATACATCCTCTCAGCTGACGTCCCCTCGCTGATCGAACCATTTCTCCGCACAGTCTCCCCACACCACCGCCACACCGGAGTGTACCTGCAGGGAATGACTGACCTGTGCGCAAGTTTACTGGCAGCGGGGCAGGAACGTGTCGTGCACTTAATTGAGTCCACTGTCAGTTTTATTGGCAGCTGTAGGTTGTTTTGA